Part of the Candidatus Bathyarchaeota archaeon genome is shown below.
TTTCCTCGCTATACCTTTGCGCGTGAGATAACCCAATTGGACAGAAGCCAGTAAGTCAAGTGGCTAGGCGGTGGGCAAGGGCACAATAGCCCCTCGCAGCTGCAGTTACCGCGTCGAGGCTTATGTGTTCGTTAGGTTGGTGAGCCAGTGCAGGATCTCCGGGGCCGAATCCGACAGTAGGGATGCCTAGCTGGCCGGCTGTGGCTATGCCATCGGTGCTGAAGCGCCAGCTTATTATCCCGGGAACTCTTTTCATCCCCTCCTTAATGGCTTCTCGGCTATCCTGAACTATCCAGTGGTCTTCATCGATGATCCATCCCGGGAAGTACTGGTCGGCGCTTGTCGTATACCCTGTGTAACATTTTAACTCATCCCTGAGGAGCTCCACCTGGGCCCCAGGGGCAAGGCTCCGCATTTCATCTAGAACTCCTGCCAGAGTCTCTTGGGGGACGAGCCTTCGATCCACCTCGATCTCGCAGTGGTCGGGGACGATAGGTCCGGCCCCGGGGAAGCATCTAAGGGCGGTGACCGCCATAGTACCTCTGCCGAGGAAATCGTGTGTGGGAAGTTCCATGTTCCCGTCCCTGATCCTGTTTACAATGGGCGTCATGAGGTAGAGAGCGTTGACACCGAGCTCGGGCATGCTGGCGTGGCTGGTGGCCCCCTTGGTGGTGACCCTGAATACACATCTCCCCCTCTGACCAACGCTGAGCTGGAGATCGGTGGGCTCCCCGAGGACACATGCGTCGATTATGAGACCTTTATCCTCGATAATCTTCTTAGTTGCAACTCCCTCGTTGGTCTCTTCATGGACCACTAACGTAAGGAACAGTGTGCCGTCCGTTTCAGGTTCGGCGCATCCATAAATCATAGCTGCAAGAGCCCCCTTCATGTCAACCGTGGCCCTACCATAAAGTATACCGTCCACAACCTCGGCCCCATAGGGGTCGTGACTCCATCCCCCGGGTGCACCAGGTTGGATGTGGTCTAGGTGCCCGTCAAAGAGGATGGTCTTCCCGCTCCCTCCTCCCCGATGGGCAATAATGTTTCCCATCTCGTCCACCGCGACTCCATATCCAAGTTCTGCAAGTTTGTCTGAAACTAAGTCGGCTATTTTTCCCTCCTCTCCTGAGAGGCTAGGGGTCTTGACAAGGTCTTTAAGAAAGGATGTGATCTCCGTCTCCTTATCCTTAATGCCCGAAAGATACTCTCCAAGCTGATCTATGTTTAGTACCTCCTTCATCCAATTAGCTTGCCGAATCGGTTGACTTCCTGTTGCCTGATCCGAGTTGACGAGATGGGTTTTCCGTCCTGGGCCAAGATCATTTTGAACACCACGATGAGAAGAGGCTTCCTTCCTCTCTCAACCCTGCGCCTGTTGATCTCCAAGGCTCCGGCCTCAGTCTCCTTGCTCACTACTATCCCCTCCATCTCCTCGCTCTCAATGGTCG
Proteins encoded:
- a CDS encoding YgeY family selenium metabolism-linked hydrolase, translated to MKEVLNIDQLGEYLSGIKDKETEITSFLKDLVKTPSLSGEEGKIADLVSDKLAELGYGVAVDEMGNIIAHRGGGSGKTILFDGHLDHIQPGAPGGWSHDPYGAEVVDGILYGRATVDMKGALAAMIYGCAEPETDGTLFLTLVVHEETNEGVATKKIIEDKGLIIDACVLGEPTDLQLSVGQRGRCVFRVTTKGATSHASMPELGVNALYLMTPIVNRIRDGNMELPTHDFLGRGTMAVTALRCFPGAGPIVPDHCEIEVDRRLVPQETLAGVLDEMRSLAPGAQVELLRDELKCYTGYTTSADQYFPGWIIDEDHWIVQDSREAIKEGMKRVPGIISWRFSTDGIATAGQLGIPTVGFGPGDPALAHQPNEHISLDAVTAAARGYCALAHRLAT